In one Gossypium hirsutum isolate 1008001.06 chromosome D09, Gossypium_hirsutum_v2.1, whole genome shotgun sequence genomic region, the following are encoded:
- the LOC107892904 gene encoding capsanthin/capsorubin synthase, chromoplastic, with translation MGTLVGPVLSAFTTSKDRPLFPSPTASLPSSKPHLTTSRKIHHHEINTSRFGNFLHLKPESKPGCLDSDLPWFNPSDRPCFDVIIIGTGPGGLQLAEQVSQYGIKVCCVDPSPLSFWPNNYGVWVDEFESLGLVECLDKIWPMTCVYIDDHKTKYLDRPYGRVSRKILKTKLLENCVSNSVKFHKAKVWQVKHEEFESTIQCDDGSELKASLIVDASGFNSSFVEYDKPRNYGYQIAHGILAEVDSHPFDLDKMVLMDWRDSHLGNEPYFRVNNSKLATFLYAMPFDSNLIFLEETSPVSRPVLSYSEIKRRMEARLRHLGIRVRRVIEDEKCLIPMGGPLPRIPQNVMAIGGISRVVHPSTGYMVAQTMALAPLVAEAIAECLGSTRMIRGKPLYHKVWNGLWPIERRLSREFCCFGMETLLKLDLVGTRNFFEAFFDLDPYYWHGFLSSRLSLHELASFSLSLFGHASNSSRLDIMSKCPVPLVRMLGNLALQVI, from the coding sequence ATGGGAACCTTGGTTGGGCCAGTTTTATCAGCTTTTACAACCAGCAAGGATCGACCACTCTTCCCTTCTCCCACTGCTTCTCTTCCTTCTTCAAAACCCCATTTAACAACATCAAGGAAGATTCATCATCATGAGATCAACACCAGCAGGTTTGGTAACTTCCTCCACTTAAAACCAGAGTCGAAACCCGGGTGCTTAGATTCCGATCTTCCATGGTTCAACCCTTCGGATCGGCCGTGCTTCGATGTCATCATTATCGGCACTGGACCCGGTGGTCTCCAGCTCGCCGAGCAAGTATCCCAATACGGAATCAAGGTATGTTGTGTGGATCCTTCACCGCTTTCGTTTTGGCCTAATAATTATGGAGTGTGGGTGGATGAGTTTGAGAGCTTAGGACTAGTGGAATGTCTAGACAAGATATGGCCTATGACTTGTGTCTATATTGATGATCATAAGACCAAGTATTTAGACCGGCCTTATGGTAGGGTCTCTAGGAAGATACTCAAGACAAAATTGTTGGAGAATTGTGTCTCAAATTCTGTTAAATTTCATAAAGCTAAGGTTTGGCAAGTGAAACATGAGGAATTCGAGTCTACCATTCAGTGCGATGATGGCAGTGAGCTTAAGGCGAGCTTAATCGTAGATGCTAGTGGTTTCAATAGCAGTTTCGTTGAGTATGATAAACCTAGGAACTATGGGTATCAAATTGCTCATGGTATTTTAGCTGAGGTTGATAGTCATCCTTTTGACTTGGATAAGATGGTTCTCATGGATTGGAGAGATTCCCATTTAGGAAACGAACCTTATTTTCGGGTTAACAACTCGAAGTTAGCAACGTTTCTATATGCAATGCCATTCGATTCGAACTTAATATTTTTGGAAGAGACTTCTCCGGTTAGTCGACCTGTGCTATCTTATTCAGAGATCAAGAGAAGGATGGAAGCAAGGCTTAGACATCTAGGAATTAGAGTTAGGAGAGTGATAGAAGATGAAAAGTGTTTGATTCCAATGGGTGGTCCTCTCCCTAGAATCCCTCAAAATGTAATGGCTATAGGTGGGATTTCTAGGGTAGTCCATCCATCGACTGGGTACATGGTGGCTCAGACGATGGCGTTAGCGCCACTCGTGGCGGAGGCTATTGCAGAATGTCTTGGTTCGACGAGGATGATACGAGGGAAACCGCTTTACCATAAAGTATGGAACGGATTGTGGCCGATTGAGAGGAGACTTAGCAGAGAATTTTGTTGTTTTGGCATGGAAACCTTGCTGAAGCTTGACTTAGTGGGAACAAGGAATTTCTTTGAAGCATTCTTTGATTTGGATCCATATTATTGGCATGGGTTCCTCTCTTCAAGGCTGTCTCTTCATGAACTTGCTTCTTTTAGCTTGTCTTTGTTCGGACATGCCTCCAATTCTTCCAGGCTTGATATTATGTCAAAATGCCCTGTTCCTTTGGTTCGAATGTTGGGAAATCTAGCTCTCCAAGTCATTTAG